A genomic segment from Gadus morhua chromosome 4, gadMor3.0, whole genome shotgun sequence encodes:
- the LOC115542732 gene encoding eosinophil peroxidase codes for MNQLVCFVMLGICVMQAHSNPSSLGRPYLMECFEEAKKLVDDAYKYSRDESLSRVRREVVSPADILRLMKQPRGASRSAVRSADYMDQTLRLLHDRVHRVHKRSLNATDLLPREDLEVLSKISGCAAMVSDPPCRTTQNLDKYRTATSVCNNLASPRLGASNTPFKRLLPAQYDDGVALPNGWERSRRFNNFVLPLVREVSNRILATPDEGVVNDTEFSHMTTLFGQWNDHDLTFTPFSPSIRSFSNGLNCDESCERSEPCFPIQIPPGDPRLPTGPDSCIPVFRSAAVCGTGNSAFNFGGVANKREQINTLTAFLDLGQVYGSEEQLAMDLRNLTTDAGLLRVNDKFRDNGRELLPFSPLLPKMCATRQRVTNNSKAEEVPCFLAGDVRVDENIALTSLHTLFMREHNRLARELKKLNPQWDGETLYQEARKIMGAYTQVFVFRDYLPHIVGDVAMSRLLGRYPGYDPNVDPSIANVFATAAYRFAHLAIQPFLARLDQNYRENARIPNVPLFKAFFTPWRIVFEGGIDPLIRGLAGRPAKLNAKKPVLVNALRERLFQFVMHLALDLGSLNMQRGRDHAIPGYNAWRKFCGLSQPGNQAELARVLNNAGLATRLLQLYGTPSNIDVWLGGVAEPLVQGGRVGPLFACLIANQFKNIRQGDRLWYENQGVFSPSQRNVLRTASLARIICDNTGISSVPRDPFSLLSGSNRLVRCSDVTSMTLLPWRERPNDEPASGTNGILAAIEAERTRLSQAEQDILGRMEPKMEEDNEVTRVA; via the exons ATGAACCAGCTTGTCTGTTTTGTGATGCTGGGCATCTGTGTGATGCAGGCCCATTCAAACCCATCAA GTCTGGGTCGTCCCTATCTTATGGAGTGCTTTGAAGAGGCCAAAAAACTGGTGGATGATGCTTACAAGTACTCGCGAGATGA GAGTCTGAGCAGGGTTCGCAGAGAGGTCGTCTCTCCGGCGGACATCCTGCGCCTCATGAAGCAGCCGCGTGGAGCCTCCCGCTCGGCCGTGCGCTCGGCCGACTACATGGACCAGACCCTGCGCCTGCTGCACGACCGCGTCCACCGCGTGCACAAACGCTCGCTCAACGCCACAG ATCTGCTCCCTCGTGAAGACCTGGAGGTTCTCTCCAAGATCTCTGGATGTGCAGCCATGGTCAGCGATCCGCCCTGCCGCACCACTCAGAACCTGGACAAGTACAGGACCGCCACCAGCGTGTGCAACAACCT GGCGAGTCCTCGCCTGGGGGCCTCCAACACCCCCTTCAAGCGGTTGCTTCCCGCTCAATACGACGACGGCGTCGCCTTGCCCAACGGCTGGGAGAGAAGCCGCCGCTTCAACAACTTCGTTCTCCCTCTG GTCAGAGAGGTGTCCAATCGCATCCTGGCGACGCCAGACGAGGGCGTGGTCAACGACACTGAATTTTCCCACATGACGACCCTGTTCGGCCAGTGGAACGACCACGACCTCACCTTCACCCCCTTCTCCCCAAGCATCCGCTCCTTCAGCAACGGCCTCAACTGTGACGAGAGCTGCGAGCGCTCCGAGCCCTGCTTCCCAATTCAG ATCCCCCCCGGCGACCCCCGCTTGCCAACAGGCCCCGACAGCTGCATCCCGGTCTTCCGATCGGCGGCCGTTTGTGGAACCGGAAATTCGGCGTTCAATTTTGGCGGCGTGGCGAATAAGCGGGAGCAGATCAACACCCTGACGGCGTTCCTGGACCTGGGCCAGGTGTACGGCTCGGAGGAGCAGCTGGCGATGGACCTCCGCAACCTCACGACCGATGCGGGCCTCCTGCGCGTCAACGACAAGTTCAGGGACAACGGCCGGGAGCTGCTGCCGTTCAGCCCCCTGCTGCCCAAAATGTGCGCTACACGCCAGAGAGTCACAAACAACAGCAAGGCCGAGGAGGTGCCCTGTTTCCTTGCAG GTGACGTTCGTGTCGATGAGAACATTGCCCTGACGTCCCTCCACACCCTGTTCATGCGAGAACACAACCGTCTGGCGCGTGAACTCAAGAAGCTAAACCCGCAGTGGGACGGTGAAACCCTCTACCAAGAGGCTCGTAAAATCATGGGCGCGTACACTCAG gtgtTTGTTTTCAGGGACTACCTGCCCCACATCGTGGGTGACGTGGCCATGTCCAGACTGCTGGGCCGCTACCCAGGCTACGACCCCAACGTGGACCCCAGCATCGCCAATGTGTTCGCCACCGCCGCCTACCGCTTTGCCCACCTCGCCATCCAGCCCTTCCTAGCTCGCCTCGACCAAAACTACCGGGAGAACGCCCGCATCCCCAACGTGCCGCTCTTCAAGGCCTTCTTCACCCCCTGGAGGATCGTATTTGAAG GCGGAATCGACCCCCTGATCCGAGGTCTTGCGGGCCGTCCTGCAAAACTGAACGCTAAGAAACCCGTGCTGGTGAACGCGTTGCGGGAGAGGCTCTTCCAGTTTGTCATGCACCTGGCTCTGGACCTTGGGTCGCTCAACATGCAGAGGGGCCGGGACCACGCCATCCCTG GCTACAACGCGTGGCGTAAGTTCTGTGGGCTGTCCCAGCCCGGCAACCAGGCAGAGCTGGCTCGGGTCCTTAACAACGCGGGCCTGGCGACAAGGCTCCTGCAGCTGTATGGAACACCAAGCAACATCGACGTGTGGCTGGGAGGCGTGGCAGAACCCTTGGTCCAGGGTGGCCGTGTGGGCCCTCTGTTCGCCTGCCTCATCGCCAACCAGTTCAAGAACATCCGCCAGGGAGACAG GTTGTGGTACGAGAATCAGGGTGTGTTCAGCCCCAGCCAGAGGAATGTGCTGCGCACTGCCTCCCTGGCCAGGATCATCTGCGACAACACAGGCATCTCCAGTGTCCCCCGGGACCCCTTCAGCCTCCTCAGCGGTAGTAACCGTCTGGTCAGATGCTCCGATGTCACAAGCATGACCCTCTTGCCCTGGAGGGAGAGGCCCAACGATGAGCCAGCATCAG GCACAAATGGAATTCTTGCAGCCATTGAAGCTGAg AGGACCAGGCTGTCTCAGGCCGAGCAGGACATCCTTGGCAGGATGGAGCCGAAGATGGAAGAGGACAATGAG GTGACCCGGGTGGCATAA